In Chloroflexota bacterium, the sequence CGCCGAAGCCTACTTCGGACACATTCAGATCGGTTTTGCCAAGTTGCCTGTACTTCAAGGATCGCTGCCTCAGTTCTAACTTGCTGATGATGTTGAATGGTGGTGCGCGCCAAGGTGAAGAATTAGCTTTCGGATTGCGCGCCGCTAAGTCTATGCTACGGAGCTCTGACGAATGCGCTACTACCTAGTTTAGCGCAGCGCGGATTACTTTCGCTTGCGCTTCGTATGCGTCGTCGCTGAGTACGGGCGTCATATCGCCCAGATGCACGTCTTCCGCCAGGTCGACCCAAGACTTGCAGCCGCCATATTCGCCGAGCACCGGGAGTGCTTGCGGTTGTTCCAGAGCATACATTCGCAACAGCGCAATCGTCAATGGCTGCTTGGGACGCCAGCGCAGGCGCTTGTTGGCGTAATCGGAAGTCCATATGTGATACGGCGCGATTTCGTCCAGCGCAGTTTGCTCGCTGACCTCGAACTTGTCCGTAACCTCACACCAGTAGCCGAAATCAACCTTTTCCGGGTTGTCGTACTCGGCAAGCGTCTGCTCCAAATCGTCGTGGCTGCCAGCCCTGACGAGGTCGCGGTTCTGGTGTTCGTATGTCGGGAACAGCAGAAACTCGGGATGAACGACTCGAAAAGCCTTGTCCTCACGGTGAATTCCACCCTTGCGCAGGATGAGAATCTGCTCACCTTTGGCGAGCGCTTTTACTGCGACCGCCCACTCTTTCAAGGCTAGTCTGGAACTGATTGGCAGGGACATTTCGTAGCGCACCTCACTTTGCGGAAGTCGAAAATCTCGCGGAACGATT encodes:
- a CDS encoding DUF1802 family protein; translation: MSLPISSRLALKEWAVAVKALAKGEQILILRKGGIHREDKAFRVVHPEFLLFPTYEHQNRDLVRAGSHDDLEQTLAEYDNPEKVDFGYWCEVTDKFEVSEQTALDEIAPYHIWTSDYANKRLRWRPKQPLTIALLRMYALEQPQALPVLGEYGGCKSWVDLAEDVHLGDMTPVLSDDAYEAQAKVIRAALN